The nucleotide sequence TTCATAAAAATTATCGCTGTCTGTACTCGGATAACCATTGTAAAGATTGTCATAGCTTTTGGTTTGGTAACCAGCAGAGATGATCTCCCCTAGTTTTGTTTTCATAGCGTAACCAGAAAGCCCAGTTACAGTACTATAGTACCCATTTGGTTCTTGTGCATTAATAAGGCCAAAGAATCCTACAAAAAGAATAAAGATATTTTTTTTCATTGTAAAAATTAAGGGCGTTAAAGATATAAAATAAAATTTGAATAATATGTGGTTTTTTTTAAGAATAAATTATAATCATTAATATATGGTTAATGTATGTGTTTCATTTGTATAAAAACAAAAGAATCTAGATTTCTTTGAAGCAAAAAAGACAGGAAATATTTCTGCCTTTTTTATTGAGTATTTATGAGGACATTATTCCACGATAAATTTTGTATTAAGTTCACCAGTCTTAATGATGTAAATCCCTTTTGGAAGGTTTTTAAGTATCATTGTTTTTAAAGTGTAGCCGGAGATGCCTGTAGTTCCGTCATAATATCCTGTTGGAGTCTGAGAGAAGCAAAATCCGAAAATCCCAACAAACACAATAATAAAGCTTTTATTCATTGTCTAAAATTAAGACTGTAAAATTATAATATTTATAATCTGTTTGTAATAGGTGATTTAATTTTTAAGAAAAATTTAAGTTGTAATAAAATGTCAATTAATCCTGAGGTGAGAAAATTCAGGAATCCAAGAATAAAATCTAGGGATTTTAATTGGTCGTGCGGATGTATCTTTTGTTCACCTTAGAAAAAATCCACGAAATGGATAATCCAAAAAAGAAAGCGATCGCGGAAACTGTAAGGTAATTGATCAATTGAATTTTTACGGGAAATGCTAGATTTTCACTAGCTTTGAAAAAGCCTGTGCTAATCTGGATATAGCAAATGACAGAGCCGATAATAAGACCGCAAACGACTCCCGCAGATACAATTAAAAAGCCTGTAAAAAAGTAAATAAATCTCAGATTTTTAAGATTAAATCCAAGTGCAATCAATGATTTTGCCTGATCTTTCTTATCCAGCTGTAAAATTGTGATCGCTCCGGCGAGATTGAATGTCGTGATGAAAATGACCAGTCCGAAAATAAGATAGATCATCAGTTTTTCTGTATTGATCATTTTCCAAAATGCAGCGTTTTCTTCGGATTTGGTCTTTATATCTGCAATATTTCCAATTTGTTTTGTAAGGTTGGCTTTTATGCGTTCTGCGTCAGCCGGATTTTTAAGCTTAATAACAATCTGATAGCAATCATTTTTGTGCAGATCCAAAAGCTGCTGAGCAAGCTCTATCGGTGCAATAATGTAATTGTCCAATTGGTCATTTCCCGGGAAAACGCCTGTCACATAGATTTCTCTCTTATTGAAAATATCATTTTCACTTTGTATAATTCCTTTTCCTGGCTTTGGCATAAGAACTGTTGCAAAGTCCTGACTGGAGTTCACAGGAAGAGACAATCTATTGTCCAAACCATTTTCCATAATCACCTCATTGCTGTACTTGAAGTCCGGGTATTTTCCGTAGAAAATGTTTTCGTTTATAGGATTAACATTGGTGTAAGCAGAATCTACACCCCGAAGATAGGCAATCTCACCATTGTCTTTATAGCCCAGATATACTTTTTCTTCTATAACAGATGAAAAATAAGCAACGGCAGATTCTTTCTTCAGCACACTCTTTATTAGTCCGATATCTTTTAAAACTTTTCCTGTCTTGCTTTTGATAGTGAGGTCTGCATGCAGATTGGCTATCATCTGCTTATTAAGATCTTCCAGACCGGAAAAAACAGAAATAATAATAAACATAGCTGCCACAGCCGCCACCATTGCAAATGCTGCAAGCCAGGTGATGAACGTGACTGCTGTGCTTCCTTTTTTCGCTATAAGGTAGCGCGATGCTATGTAAAAAGCATTTTTCAATACTACAGAATTGGATTGTCTCCTTCGCCTTTTAGTTCTTTTTCGATGCGTTCTACGTCATCCAGACTCGTGTCTATGTAGAAAACCAGTTGGGGGATGATACGAACCTGTTTTGCCATTTTCTGTCCGAGATAATTACGGTAGAAGGCATTGTTCTCATTGATTTCCTTCATAATAGGCTCTCGCAGTTCAGCCGGGAAAATACTGAGGTATATTTTTGCGATTCCAAGATCCGGTGTTACTTTAACATCCGAAACAGAAACCAAAAAACTCTGCTTGCTGTCTGAAGCCTGTTTACGGAAGATTTCTGCCATGTCTTCCTGTATAATCTGTGCTACTTTTCTTTGTCTGTTGCTTTCCATAAGTTTTGCAAATTTAGTATTTTGTTTTGATTTTATAAGGACAAATATAAAGCTGCATAATCCGAAATTATCTCAGAATTCACATCAAAGCCTTTTTCAGCTCTCTTTTCCAAAAAGTTTCGGAATGTTTTCCGTCCTGATCTATTTTAAAAATGATGTTTTTCGGTATTACAAAATTGTTTAGCAGTTTATAATGGGCTATTTCAATTTCCGGTACCATAGTATCATCCTCTTTTTTCCAGCGTTTTAATCACTAGTCATTCGGCGGAAAAACTGCTGTACTCATCAAAAAGGATTTGTCTGTCCTGCATATAAATCACAGGATATTTTTTGAGAAATTTGATAATCCGATGCAAGATAGGTCCAAATTTTTCTGCTGCAGATCAGCTGAGGGATTTTGAAATGCTGACTTAGTATTCTGACCTGAGAGTTGGCTGTATGTTTTTTTCCTTCAGAACATTCCCGGATTAATTAAACTATAGTTCCATTCCAGATCTTTGTTGAATTTGAATTGAGCATCTGAAGAATTCCATATATTAAGATTGGAAGCCATAAATATATCTGTATTACCAGTATCTTTAGGTAATTTGATAATCTTGAAAGCCACCTGCGAAAACATAATACTACTTATCATTATAAATATTAGAATCGATAATAATCCTAATGCCAACTTCTTCAAATTATTCTTGTCTTTTTGTGTAATGCTTGATGAAATTTACTATTTTTTGTGCTATGTCATTAGCATCTTCCGAATTGATATTATTAAAGGTATGGTTGGCATTGTGTACTAGAAAATACTGATGCTTGATTTTATGATCTTGAAGCTTTTCAACCAAATGTTCAGATTGCCTCACATCTACAACATCATCTTGATTTCCGTGAAATATTAATGTCGGAACGGTGTGTTTGGTAACATAATTCGCTGGCGAGAGCTTTCTGAGAGGTTTTATTGCTTCATATTTCTGTTTTTCCACATCAAAGCCTGTAAGCTCCAATATTTTTTTATTTCTGGTTTTATGAGTTTTTGGATAATAAAACTTAAACCATTTCTGAATAACAGGATGGGCATCTGTACGGAAAAGTTCATTCAGATCTGTGGGACCGTAAAAATCGATTGCATAGTGGAGTAGTGGAAGATTTTGTAAGCTGTTATTATTTTGCATATAAGCCGTAAGCATCGCTAGATGTGCACCAGAAGAACCGCCCCAGATTCCTATGTTTTCTATATCTAAATTATATACTTCGCTTTTGTTTGTAACCCATTTTAAAACATCTTTAATGTCCTGTAGGCTTCTGTCCAGGTGATTTTGAGAATTGATATTGGTGAAGTCTGCGCTGATGACTGTGTACTGATTTTGGAGTAGCTTATTTAGAACATATGCACGGAATTTATACGTAATCATTTCCTTACTACCCATAGACCAAGCGCCACCATGGATGTATATTACAACAGGTAACTTTTTACCGGTTGATTTTTTTGGCTGATAGATGTCCAATTTCAAAGGGATATTTTCTGGGGTGTTTTTATAAATAATATCCCGATGCAAATTATAGTTTAGTGCTGGCTTTGGTAAACTGACATTTGAATTAATAGTTTTAAGGCTTAGTTTGTAGCTTAGGATACTCAGAATAATTAAGGAAACAACAAGTAGGATACTATATTTTACGTTCATCAAAGATTTATTGCGTATCAAATATGAAAAATATGTCTAAAATGTGGATGTATAAAAAAAATGTTTTTTGTTCATCTTTTAAAGTCTATCTTTTGTAAATTTGAAACGCTTTTTGGGAAAATTAACCCCAAAGAAATTAATAAAAATCTATTTTAGTAATGACAACAAAATACGAAAAGATCCCAAGCTCATTGTTTGTAAAAAACCGAAAAAAGTTTGCAGAAAAACTACTTCCAAAATCTCTGGCGATTTTTAACTCCAACGATATCTATCCCATCAGTGCAGATTCTACAATGCCCTTTCAGCAGCACCGTGATATTTTTTATTTAAGTGGTGTAGATCAGGAAGAGAGTATTCTTGTAATTTTTCCTGATGCTTATCTGGAAGAGAACAGGGAGATTTTGTTTGTACGTGAAACGAATGATCATATTGCAGTTTGGGAAGGAGAAAAGCTTTCTAAAGATCAGGCTTATGAATTGTCAGGTATTAAAACGGTGTACTGGCTCAGTGACTTCGAAAAAGTTTTTAAAAACTTGATGTACGAAGCAGAAAATGTTTATCTCAACAAAAATGAACATTATAGAAATTCCGTAGAAACAGAACTGAGGGAAGATCGTTTCATCAAGAAAGTGCAGACAGATTTTCCGCTGCACAATTATAAAAGGAGTAACCCAATTCTCCAGCACTTGAGAAGCATCAAGGAACCAGAAGAGTTAGCTTTGATTCAAAATGCTTGTAATATTACCGAAAAGGGAATCAGAAGATTATTAGCTTTTATCAAACCAGGCGTATGGGAATACGAAATTGAAGCTGAACTGATTCACGAATTTGTAAAAAACAGAAGCCGGGGATTTGCTTACACACCAATTATCGCTAGTGGAAATAATTCAATCGTTCTCCACTATATTGCTAATAACCAGCAAACTAAAGATGGTGATTTGATTCTTTTGGATGTTGGTGCAGAATATGCGAATTACTCCAGCGATTTGACGCGAACAATTCCCGTAAACGGAAAGTTTACTGCCAGACAAAAAGAAATCTATAATGCCGTATTAAGATGTAAAATTGAAGCAGAGGATCGTCTGGTAGCAGGAAATAACTGGTACAGATTCCACAAAGAAATGGGAGAGGTGTACACTTCAGAATTGCTTCAATTAGGATTAATTGACAAAGCTGATATTCAGAACGAAGACCCAAAATGGCCTGCTTACAAAAAATATATGATGCACGGAACTTCCCACCATATGGGATTAGACACGCACGATTATGGAATCTTAACCGATGATTTTGTAGAGAATATGGTGTTCACAAACGAACCTGGTTTCTATATTGCGGCAGAAGGATTTGGAGTTAGAATTGAGGACGACTATGTAATCCAGTCTTCAGGAAAACCATTTAACTTGATGGCGAATATACCGATCACCGTGGAAGAAATTGAGGATGTGATGAATT is from Epilithonimonas vandammei and encodes:
- a CDS encoding alpha/beta hydrolase, translated to MNVKYSILLVVSLIILSILSYKLSLKTINSNVSLPKPALNYNLHRDIIYKNTPENIPLKLDIYQPKKSTGKKLPVVIYIHGGAWSMGSKEMITYKFRAYVLNKLLQNQYTVISADFTNINSQNHLDRSLQDIKDVLKWVTNKSEVYNLDIENIGIWGGSSGAHLAMLTAYMQNNNSLQNLPLLHYAIDFYGPTDLNELFRTDAHPVIQKWFKFYYPKTHKTRNKKILELTGFDVEKQKYEAIKPLRKLSPANYVTKHTVPTLIFHGNQDDVVDVRQSEHLVEKLQDHKIKHQYFLVHNANHTFNNINSEDANDIAQKIVNFIKHYTKRQE
- the rbfA gene encoding 30S ribosome-binding factor RbfA, whose amino-acid sequence is MESNRQRKVAQIIQEDMAEIFRKQASDSKQSFLVSVSDVKVTPDLGIAKIYLSIFPAELREPIMKEINENNAFYRNYLGQKMAKQVRIIPQLVFYIDTSLDDVERIEKELKGEGDNPIL
- a CDS encoding aminopeptidase P family protein, with protein sequence MTTKYEKIPSSLFVKNRKKFAEKLLPKSLAIFNSNDIYPISADSTMPFQQHRDIFYLSGVDQEESILVIFPDAYLEENREILFVRETNDHIAVWEGEKLSKDQAYELSGIKTVYWLSDFEKVFKNLMYEAENVYLNKNEHYRNSVETELREDRFIKKVQTDFPLHNYKRSNPILQHLRSIKEPEELALIQNACNITEKGIRRLLAFIKPGVWEYEIEAELIHEFVKNRSRGFAYTPIIASGNNSIVLHYIANNQQTKDGDLILLDVGAEYANYSSDLTRTIPVNGKFTARQKEIYNAVLRCKIEAEDRLVAGNNWYRFHKEMGEVYTSELLQLGLIDKADIQNEDPKWPAYKKYMMHGTSHHMGLDTHDYGILTDDFVENMVFTNEPGFYIAAEGFGVRIEDDYVIQSSGKPFNLMANIPITVEEIEDVMNS
- a CDS encoding ABC transporter permease, which codes for MKNAFYIASRYLIAKKGSTAVTFITWLAAFAMVAAVAAMFIIISVFSGLEDLNKQMIANLHADLTIKSKTGKVLKDIGLIKSVLKKESAVAYFSSVIEEKVYLGYKDNGEIAYLRGVDSAYTNVNPINENIFYGKYPDFKYSNEVIMENGLDNRLSLPVNSSQDFATVLMPKPGKGIIQSENDIFNKREIYVTGVFPGNDQLDNYIIAPIELAQQLLDLHKNDCYQIVIKLKNPADAERIKANLTKQIGNIADIKTKSEENAAFWKMINTEKLMIYLIFGLVIFITTFNLAGAITILQLDKKDQAKSLIALGFNLKNLRFIYFFTGFLIVSAGVVCGLIIGSVICYIQISTGFFKASENLAFPVKIQLINYLTVSAIAFFFGLSISWIFSKVNKRYIRTTN